In Rhineura floridana isolate rRhiFlo1 chromosome 1, rRhiFlo1.hap2, whole genome shotgun sequence, the following proteins share a genomic window:
- the ENO2 gene encoding gamma-enolase isoform X1, whose translation MINPDSLEKGLSVVEQEKIDNLMLELDGTENKSKFGANAILGVSLAVCKAAAAEKDVPLYRHIADLAGNSDLILPVPAFNVINGGSHAGNKLAMQEFMILPVGAESFRDAMRIGAEVYHNLKSVIKDKYGKDATNVGDEGGFAPNILENSEALELLKEAIEKAGYTDKIVIGMDVAASEFYRDGKYDLDFKSPDDPSRYISADELGDLYQSFVRDYPVVSIEDPFDQDDWEAWSRFTANVGIQIVGDDLTVTNPKRIERAVEEKACNCLLLKVNQIGSVTEAIQACKLAQENGWGVMVSHRSGETEDTFIADLVVGLCTGQIKTGAPCRSERLAKYNQLMRIEEELGDEARFAGHNFRNPSVL comes from the exons ATGATAAATCCAGATTCCTTGGAAAAG GGTCTCTCAGTAGTGGAGCAAGAGAAGATAGACAACCTCATGCTGGAGCTGGATGGAACAGAGAATAAAT CCAAGTTTGGAGCGAATGCCATCCTGGGTGTTTCCCTGGCTGTGTGCAAAGCAGCTGCTGCAGAGAAAGATGTTCCTCTGTATCGACATATTGCTGACTTGGCTGGAAATTCAGATCTCATTCTGCCAGTACCT GCCTTCAACGTGATCAATGGGGGCTCCCATGCTGGAAACAAGCTGGCCATGCAGGAGTTTATGATCTTGCCTGTTGGGGCCGAGAGCTTCCGGGATGCCATGCGCATCGGTGCTGAGGTCTATCACAATCTCAAGAGTGTGATCAAGGACAAATATGGTAAAGATGCCACCAATGTGGGTGATGAGGGAGGCTTTGCTCCTAACATCCTGGAGAACAGTGAAG CTTTGGAACTCCTCAAGGAAGCCATCGAGAAAGCTGGCTACACTGACAAGATTGTGATTGGCATGGATGTGGCTGCATCGGAATTCTACAGAGATGGCAAATATGACTTGGACTTCAAATCCCCTGATGACCCCAGCCGCTACATCTCTGCTGATGAACTGGGTGATCTCTACCAAAGCTTTGTAAGGGACTACCCAG tggtGTCAATTGAGGATCCTTTTGATCAGGATGACTGGGAGGCGTGGTCCAGGTTCACAGCCAATGTTGGGATTCAGATTGTGGGGGACGACCTGACAGTGACCAACCCCAAGCGCATTGAGAGAGCTGTCGAAGAAAAGGCCTGCAATTGTCTTCTGCTTAAAGTCAACCAGATTGGATCAGTCACTGAGGCTATCCAAGC CTGTAAACTGGCTCAGGAAAATGGCTGGGGGGTGATGGTGAGTCATCGATCAGGGGAGACTGAGGACACCTTCATTGCTGACCTGGTGGTGGGACTCTGTACTGGGCAG ATAAAGACAGGAGCTCCATGTAGGTCTGAGCGACTGGCAAAATATAATCAGTTAATGAG GATTGAAGAGGAGCTTGGCGATGAAGCCCGCTTTGCTGGCCACAACTTCCGTAACCCGAGTGTCCTATAA
- the ENO2 gene encoding gamma-enolase isoform X2, with product MCIEKIHAREILDSRGNPTVEVDLYTAKGMFRAAVPSGASTGIYEALELRDNDKSRFLGKGVLQAVDHINSTIAPALLSAGLSVVEQEKIDNLMLELDGTENKSKFGANAILGVSLAVCKAAAAEKDVPLYRHIADLAGNSDLILPVPAFNVINGGSHAGNKLAMQEFMILPVGAESFRDAMRIGAEVYHNLKSVIKDKYGKDATNVGDEGGFAPNILENSEALELLKEAIEKAGYTDKIVIGMDVAASEFYRDGKYDLDFKSPDDPSRYISADELGDLYQSFVRDYPVVSIEDPFDQDDWEAWSRFTANVGIQIVGDDLTVTNPKRIERAVEEKACNCLLLKVNQIGSVTEAIQACKLAQENGWGVMVSHRSGETEDTFIADLVVGLCTGQIKTGAPCRSERLAKYNQLMRIEEELGDEARFAGHNFRNPSVL from the exons ATGTGTATTGAGAAGATTCACGCTCGTGAGATCCTGGACTCCCGTGGGAATCCTACCGTTGAGGTGGATTTGTACACTGCTAAAG GAATGTTCCGGGCAGCTGTCCCCAGTGGTGCTTCTACTGGCATCTACGAAGCTCTGGAACTGCGTGACAATGATAAATCCAGATTCCTTGGAAAAG GGGTCCTGCAGGCGGTGGACCACATCAACAGCACTATCGCCCCTGCTCTCTTGAGCGCT GGTCTCTCAGTAGTGGAGCAAGAGAAGATAGACAACCTCATGCTGGAGCTGGATGGAACAGAGAATAAAT CCAAGTTTGGAGCGAATGCCATCCTGGGTGTTTCCCTGGCTGTGTGCAAAGCAGCTGCTGCAGAGAAAGATGTTCCTCTGTATCGACATATTGCTGACTTGGCTGGAAATTCAGATCTCATTCTGCCAGTACCT GCCTTCAACGTGATCAATGGGGGCTCCCATGCTGGAAACAAGCTGGCCATGCAGGAGTTTATGATCTTGCCTGTTGGGGCCGAGAGCTTCCGGGATGCCATGCGCATCGGTGCTGAGGTCTATCACAATCTCAAGAGTGTGATCAAGGACAAATATGGTAAAGATGCCACCAATGTGGGTGATGAGGGAGGCTTTGCTCCTAACATCCTGGAGAACAGTGAAG CTTTGGAACTCCTCAAGGAAGCCATCGAGAAAGCTGGCTACACTGACAAGATTGTGATTGGCATGGATGTGGCTGCATCGGAATTCTACAGAGATGGCAAATATGACTTGGACTTCAAATCCCCTGATGACCCCAGCCGCTACATCTCTGCTGATGAACTGGGTGATCTCTACCAAAGCTTTGTAAGGGACTACCCAG tggtGTCAATTGAGGATCCTTTTGATCAGGATGACTGGGAGGCGTGGTCCAGGTTCACAGCCAATGTTGGGATTCAGATTGTGGGGGACGACCTGACAGTGACCAACCCCAAGCGCATTGAGAGAGCTGTCGAAGAAAAGGCCTGCAATTGTCTTCTGCTTAAAGTCAACCAGATTGGATCAGTCACTGAGGCTATCCAAGC CTGTAAACTGGCTCAGGAAAATGGCTGGGGGGTGATGGTGAGTCATCGATCAGGGGAGACTGAGGACACCTTCATTGCTGACCTGGTGGTGGGACTCTGTACTGGGCAG ATAAAGACAGGAGCTCCATGTAGGTCTGAGCGACTGGCAAAATATAATCAGTTAATGAG GATTGAAGAGGAGCTTGGCGATGAAGCCCGCTTTGCTGGCCACAACTTCCGTAACCCGAGTGTCCTATAA
- the LRRC23 gene encoding leucine-rich repeat-containing protein 23 isoform X1: MSDEEPEDDNDAEEKGEEEGEGEEEKEAPEEEEEEHQVSNPLTEEIMKEGLSLLCKTGNGLAHAFVKLEAKEKELTDITLIQSFIHLRYVDLSDNLLQDLSPLSALTHLLWLKVDGNRLTSPSMDELPYLQNASFANNHIKDTSGINHPRLANLSLKGNEIDVITGLDPDKLSNLHTLELRGNNLKSTAGLCLPKLKNLYLAQNSITSLEDLEGLGQLTTLHLRDNQLETLDGFSESLKSLQYLNLRGNAIVQSQEVMKLQVLPMLRALVLLDNPCSDEGDYRVEVLVLLPRLERLDKDFFEEEERAEAEDIRQRRQEEELELEREREREKELDEIENGTQEEVQE, from the exons ATGTCGGATGAGGAGCCAGAAGATGACAATGATGCTGAAGAGAaaggggaagaagagggggaaggggaggaggagaaggaagcaccagaggaggaagaagaagag CACCAAGTCTCAAACCCTCTCACAGAGGAGATCATGAAAGAAGGCCTTTCGCTTTTATGTAAAACTGGCAATGGCTTGGCTCATGCATTTGTGAAATTAGAGGCTAAAGAAAA GGAACTGACAGACATCACCCTCATCCAAAGTTTCATCCACTTACGTTATGTAGACCTGTCAGACAACTTGCTCCAAGACCTGTCTCCATTATCAGCACTCACTCATTTGCTGTGGTTGAAAGTGGATGGCAATCGGCTAACTAGTCCCAGCATGGATGAGCTGCCGTACCTGCAGAATGCCAGCTTCGCCAACAACCACATCAAGGATACCAGTGGCATTAACCATCCACGCTTGGCCAATCTCAGCTTGAAAG GTAATGAGATTGATGTAATAACAGGCCTGGATCCAGACAAGTTGTCAAATCTGCACACACTAGAGCTGCGGGGAAACAACCTAAAGTCTACAGCTGGACTCTGCCTGCCCAAGCTCAAAAATCTGTACCTG GCCCAGAATTCCATTACTAGTCTAGAGGACTTAGAAGGCCTGGGGCAACTCACGACTCTGCATCTACGTGACAATCAGCTTGAAACACTGGATGGCTTCTCAGAAAGCCTGAAATCTCTTCAATATCTCAACCTAAG GGGGAATGCAATTGTACAGTCCCAGGAAGTGATGAAGCTGCAGGTGCTGCCCATGTTACGAGCCCTGGTCTTACTTGACAATCCTTGTTCTGATGAGGGGGACTACAGAGTAGAAGTCCTAGTGCTGCTCCCACGCCTTGAACGCCTTGATAAGGATTTCTTTGAGGAGGAGGAACGGGCTGAGGCTGAAGATATACGGCAGCGACGGCAGGAAGAAGAGTTGGaactggaaagagagagagagagagagaaagagctagAT GAAATTGAGAACGGAACCCAGGAGGAGGTACAGGAGTGA
- the LRRC23 gene encoding leucine-rich repeat-containing protein 23 isoform X2: protein MRSQKMTMMLKRKGKKRGKGRRRRKHQRRKKKRELTDITLIQSFIHLRYVDLSDNLLQDLSPLSALTHLLWLKVDGNRLTSPSMDELPYLQNASFANNHIKDTSGINHPRLANLSLKGNEIDVITGLDPDKLSNLHTLELRGNNLKSTAGLCLPKLKNLYLAQNSITSLEDLEGLGQLTTLHLRDNQLETLDGFSESLKSLQYLNLRGNAIVQSQEVMKLQVLPMLRALVLLDNPCSDEGDYRVEVLVLLPRLERLDKDFFEEEERAEAEDIRQRRQEEELELEREREREKELDEIENGTQEEVQE from the exons ATGAGGAGCCAGAAGATGACAATGATGCTGAAGAGAaaggggaagaagagggggaaggggaggaggagaaggaagcaccagaggaggaagaagaagag GGAACTGACAGACATCACCCTCATCCAAAGTTTCATCCACTTACGTTATGTAGACCTGTCAGACAACTTGCTCCAAGACCTGTCTCCATTATCAGCACTCACTCATTTGCTGTGGTTGAAAGTGGATGGCAATCGGCTAACTAGTCCCAGCATGGATGAGCTGCCGTACCTGCAGAATGCCAGCTTCGCCAACAACCACATCAAGGATACCAGTGGCATTAACCATCCACGCTTGGCCAATCTCAGCTTGAAAG GTAATGAGATTGATGTAATAACAGGCCTGGATCCAGACAAGTTGTCAAATCTGCACACACTAGAGCTGCGGGGAAACAACCTAAAGTCTACAGCTGGACTCTGCCTGCCCAAGCTCAAAAATCTGTACCTG GCCCAGAATTCCATTACTAGTCTAGAGGACTTAGAAGGCCTGGGGCAACTCACGACTCTGCATCTACGTGACAATCAGCTTGAAACACTGGATGGCTTCTCAGAAAGCCTGAAATCTCTTCAATATCTCAACCTAAG GGGGAATGCAATTGTACAGTCCCAGGAAGTGATGAAGCTGCAGGTGCTGCCCATGTTACGAGCCCTGGTCTTACTTGACAATCCTTGTTCTGATGAGGGGGACTACAGAGTAGAAGTCCTAGTGCTGCTCCCACGCCTTGAACGCCTTGATAAGGATTTCTTTGAGGAGGAGGAACGGGCTGAGGCTGAAGATATACGGCAGCGACGGCAGGAAGAAGAGTTGGaactggaaagagagagagagagagagaaagagctagAT GAAATTGAGAACGGAACCCAGGAGGAGGTACAGGAGTGA